A segment of the Candidatus Thermoplasmatota archaeon genome:
GCTGCATACAATTTGAGCAGTAAAGATTATGATTATTTGATATTGAAGTACAATAAAGAGGGACAACTGATTGAAGAAAGAGGTTATAACGGGGGATTGGAGGAGGGAGGCTGGGATTTGGCCGTAAACAAAAGTATTGTTGTAACGGGCTATTCAGTAATTACAAAGATAATTGGCATAAGATCTGTCATACGAGACAGGGACTGTTATACCATCGCATATGAGATGGAAAATGTGCCCCCTGTAGCAAACTTTTCCTGGAATCCCAAAAAACCTGTAGCCAAAAAGGAGGTAAAGTTCACGGACATGTCATATGATGTGGATGGAAGCATTATCTCATGGCACTGGGATTTTGGCGATAACACCGTTTCAGATGTGAGAGAGCCGACACACACTTATAAAAAGGATGGCTTTTATAGTATAAACCTCACCGTTTTTGATGACGGAGGGGCACACCATTCCATAGAAAAGACATTAGAGGTAAAGGAAGAAGAGGGCATACCAGGATTTGAATTTGCCATTTTACTGGCAGCCGTTTCCATACTCCTTATAAAAAGAAAATTAGATTAAATTTTTAAATGATATTGCTTTAACTCATCATGCAGGGGTAGCCAAGTCTGGTCAACGGCGCAAGGTTGAGGGCCTTGTCCTGTAGAGGTCCGCGAGTTCGAATCTCGTCCCCTGCATAAATTTATTAACAAGCAGGATGACATCCTCTCCCACCATTAGATTAATATTTATCGAGCGCATTTCCTGGTCATGAAAAAAGGAAATTTCGTCTTCACTTCTGAAGCAATGACGGAAGGACACCCGGACAAAGTGTGTGACAAGATATCAGATACCGTTCTCGATGAAATTCTCAGACAGGATAAAAATGCCAGGGTAGCGTGCGAAACAATGTCAGGAATGGGATTTGTTATTGTGAGCGGAGAAATAACAACATCTGCCTATATCGAAATACCCGCAATTGTTCGCTCGGTCATCAGAGATGTCGGCTACGATAAGCCAGAATACGGCTTTGATTATAAAACCGTCGGCATTCTAACAAGCATCCACAGCCAATCGCCCGACATTGCACTGGGAGTAAACAAAGATGATGATATAGGCGCTGGAGATCAGGGCATGATGTCCGGCTATGCAACCAATGAAACAGGAGAGTTTATGCCCCTGACAATAGTTCTTGCACATAAACTTGCAAGGAAATTGGCAGAAGTCAGAAAAAATAAAGTACTGCCGTATCTAAGGCCTGACGGTAAAACGCAAGTAACCGTACAATATGAAAATGGAAAACCAAAATATCTAACGTCAGTTGTTGTTGCCGCCCAACATGACCCAGATGTCGACATTAAAAAATTGAGGGAAGACATCAAGGAAGAAGTAATAAAACCCGTATGCGGTAAATGGCTCAGGGACAACACGGAATATTACATAAATAATACTGGAAGATTTGTC
Coding sequences within it:
- the metK gene encoding methionine adenosyltransferase, whose translation is MKKGNFVFTSEAMTEGHPDKVCDKISDTVLDEILRQDKNARVACETMSGMGFVIVSGEITTSAYIEIPAIVRSVIRDVGYDKPEYGFDYKTVGILTSIHSQSPDIALGVNKDDDIGAGDQGMMSGYATNETGEFMPLTIVLAHKLARKLAEVRKNKVLPYLRPDGKTQVTVQYENGKPKYLTSVVVAAQHDPDVDIKKLREDIKEEVIKPVCGKWLRDNTEYYINNTGRFVRGGPVADCGMTGRKIIADTYGGAVGHGGGAFSGKDPTKVDKSAAYMARYIAKNFAAAGICEKCEVQLSYVIGLTEPLSLMIDTFGTGKVPDEKIVELTKKHFKTSPKGIIEQLDLLRPIYSKTSCYGHFGRDDPDFTWEKTDLTETLRKEAGIQ